The DNA segment AATCCACGCCCCCGCATGGGGGGCGACTCCAAGAGTGGAGGGCTATATTGATGCTGAATTTGTTTCAATCCACGCCCCCGCATGGGGGGCGACTTGTAGGCCAGCCGATGCTGCATGTAGATATCGGCGTTTCAATCCACGCCCCCGCATGGGGGGCGACCTAAATTACTGCCTACTTTCGTTCTGCTCATGCAGTTTCAATCCACGCCCCCGCATGGGGGGCGACAAGGTATGGCGACAAACTGGCTGAGTCTATTATGGTTTCAATCCACGCCCCCGCATGGGGGGCGACCTCTGCGCCCGGAGGGGGAATAACCTTGTAGCCGGGAGTTTCAATCCACGCCCCCGCATGGGGGGCGACAAAGCAAGGGACAAAAAGCAGGGCATACAGGGGGTTTCAATCCACGCCCCCGCATGGGGGGCGACGTGCCTCAAGTGATGACAGCGTACGCACAAGGGAAGTTTCAATCCACGCCCCCGCATGGGGGGCGACGCCGACCCCTCCCCATGTAAAACATAACAGAGAGGTTTCAATCCACGCCCCCGCATGGGGGGCGACTGGGGCCGTGAGGCCCAGATGAGCAAGGTAATGGTTTCAATCCACGCCCCCGCATGGGGGGCGACTCGACCTGTCTTTGTGTTGCCGTAGTAGGAGATCAGTTTCAATCCACGCCCCCGCATGGGGGGCGACATGTGGCAAGAAGGATTCCCGGGTATAAACGTCGTTTCAATCCACGCCCCCGCATGGGGGGCGACTTTAATCGCTAATTTCAAGGTTTCCGAGTTGTCGGTTTCAATCCACGCCCCCGCATGGGGGGCGACAGTTATGCACAGGCATGTGCGCACTGATAATTATGGTTTCAATCCACGCCCCCGCATGGGGGGCGACCAGCCAGCTAGCCGAGGGGGATCAGGCATGGATGTTTCAATCCACGCCCCCGCATGGGGGGCGACTGTAGCTCAATAAAGATAATCTAAAGCAACAAGTTAAGGTAAGCTTTCAGCGAACCTCCTTTCTTTTACCTTAAAAGTCCAGTAAAAAATGTTTGATTTTAATTTAACCATTGTTTTCTAAAGATTTTTTTAATGTGCGAACATCTTTTGCTTTTTTTAATTTAGTTGCTGAAAAGACAGCCTGTTTCTTTCCAATGGCCTCAGACCGCTACTCTCTCGCAAATCTTAAAAAATCAGAGGCCCATCCATATCCAGACTGGGTTTGGCTCCGACATGCTCCACCTTGGGTTTCCAGTTTTTTCCCATGTAGTAAAAGCGCAAGCTATCTTCCAGCGGTTCGATTTCTTTTAGCAGCTGGTTTTTCAGTTTTACCCAGAGGGTTGGATCGACGGAACACTCGAACACGGAATACTGGACGCGTTGTCCGTAATCTTCAAGGGTTTTCGCTATGCGGCGAAGACGCCTTCTGCCTGCAATATCTGCAGTTTTTACATCGTAGCTTACCAGCACCATCATGGGTTCACCTCCAAAGAAAGGGAGGATAGCCATCCAGATCCCCCCGAAGATGTCGTGCCAGCAACCTTGCCTGAATGAAGGGTATCAGGCCTTTGGCTATCTTTTCATCTGTAAAAGGGTGGGTCAGGGTTTCCTGTTTCATTTTCTGCCATGCGGCCAGCACCCGTTTTCTGGCTTCATCTTCCAGGGTAACGGCTCCACTGTCAGGATTTGTTAGAAAGTCGGAGGCCCTGACTTGCTCCCGATTGATCAGGGATACTGTCAGGCGATCACAGAAAACAGGACGAAGTTCCTCCATCATGTCCAGGGCGAGACTGGGCCGACCGGGCCTGTCCTTATGAAGAAAGCCTACGGCAGAATCCAGCCCCACGGTTTCCAGCGCACTTCTCACATCATGGACAAGCAGGGTGTAGAAGAGGGAAAGGAGAGCGTTGACGGCATCTTTGGGTGGTCTGCGGTTTCTGCCTGAAAAGGCAAAGGCCGGGTCGTCTTTTCGGATCAGATCCGGGAAGGCGGAGAAATAGGAACGGGCAGCGTCCCCTTCCATCCCACGGGCTGTATCGCAATCTTCTATAGAAGTAAGTTTGCGTATGCGGTCGGAAAGAAGTTTTTCCGTTTCTCGCAGGGCAGGGGTTTCCCCGTGATCCCGGATGCACCGCAGGAGCGCCTGACGACAGTTGTAGAGCTTGCCTGCCACAAAGGCAGCGGCAAGGGTTCCGGATTTATCCGCAATATCTGCAGCGCGGTACTGCGCCCGACGCAGCAGCACATTGCCATGCAGGGGGCCATGCACCTTGGCAAGAAAACGGCCCGTATCCGTGAGAAAGGTTACGGCCACATTGCGCTCCGCACAGAAACCCATCAGCCATGGACTCATGCCCACTGTACCAAAGCACACAATGCCGGAAATTCCGTGTATGGGAATTTTCATGTCCGGCCCTTCTTCCAAGCGGATACGAATGGTTTCCCTTTCCTTGGAAAGATAGGCCCCCGGTTTGGTGATATAAAGGATGTTTTGCAGAGGTTTCATGTGAGATCCTCGGAAAGCCGTTTTTGCAGCCAGAGTTTTGCAGATTTGGCTTTGGGCTGACAGATGTCAAAAAGGGAGCAGCGGTCACAGCGGTCTTTCCGGTACCTGGCCTTTGGCAGTACGCCGCTTTCCATCATGGCATGGTATTCCATGGCCGTCTGGCGGGTAAGCTCCCTCAGGGCAGCATCAAAAGGAACGGTTTCTCGTCTTCTCGGGCTTGCGTAGAAAAGAAAACCTTCCCGTATTTCTGTATGCAGCATTTCTTCCAGGCAGATGGCTTGTGCGCAAAGCTGAACCCGATCCGCCTCAATCAGCTTGGGTTTTCCACGCTTGTATTCCACTGGTACGGGCTGCCAGATTTCTTTTTCGATTTTATGAAATTCCACGCAGTCCGCCACGCCAAAAAGACCGAGGGAAAGGCTTTTCAACGGCATGGCGTAGCAGAGGCGTACTCCGGATTTTTCCTGTTCTCCGCCTTTATCTACCCGCTCATGCAGTACACGGCCTTCGGCGGTGAAGCGATTTTCCTCCCATTCCCGATCCACATGGATAAGTCCGCACTGGCGGGGACAATAGATCATGTGCTGCATACCGGAGACGGGAAGAAAATCGGCTTCAGGATACATAATCAAAAACCTTCTATGATTTCAGGTTCTAATCCTGCAAGCGGCTCCATGTCGAAGAAGGGTGCCTCGCCTTTGGGGTTGAGACTTCTGTGGACTTTGGCAGAGGAATACTGTCCAGATTTGCAGTTATGTTTCCACCAGAAGACTTTTTCGACAACAAGGGAGCCTTCTGGTCGAGCCGACGAAGCATCGTTTTCAAAAAGTTTTGGCAGAATCTGTTTGATAGTTTCGGCATCCTCATCATTGAATCCGGTTTTTTCGGAAAGCTGTGGATTCATGCTTCCATAGAAAATATAGATTCCCTGATCTATACGATGCTTCATACCCATGGTATCGGAGCCTCTTTTTGTTCCATCACCTTCACCGCTGACACTTTTTGTGATTTGAGTACTGGTGATTGAAACGGGGGCGATACTGAAGGCTGACTGAACAGAGACAGGCCCTCGAATGGGAATGGAAACACCTTTCGTTTCGTCACCTCCAAAGGCAAAGAGTTGACCAAAAGCCCTTACATCCAGCCATTTTTTACATGCGGCTTTTATGGTTTCATCGGGTTTCGTTTTTTTTGCGTTAAAGGCTTCCTTTCCTAATCCGAATTCGGCCGATTCGGCCCTTTCTTTCAGACTGCCCATTCCATCAATTTTACGGTCGTCAGATTGAACAAAAATAGGGTGGCCTTTTTCGGAGAGACGATCCCGGATTTTTCTTTTAATACAGACATCCGTCACTTCTCCAAATCCGTCATAGTTGATACGGGGGCGATTGCCGTTCAAAGGGTCACCGTTTGGGTTAGCATTTTTGACTGAAAAAATTACGGCAAAGTCAATTTTGTTTGAAAGACTCATGCGTTTTCTCCTTTATCATTTGATCTTTTAAATTCTCTCCGCTGACAATGGAAACCAAGCAGGTATTCTCCAGAAAGCCGGGTATCATTCATATAGTCTGATCTTTCGAAAAGGGCATGGACATCATCCAAGAGTTTGTTCATGTTGGTGAGAAAGCTAGGGCGAAGACTATGGAGTCTCTGCATGTAAGGCTGGAGAGATTTTTCTATGGTAAGCCAGGTTGAGCAGGGGTAGTCAGCAAAGCGCTGCATCAGCCGGTTTGCTGCTGTGGGGTGAGAATTGCCATTGGGG comes from the Desulfobotulus pelophilus genome and includes:
- the cas2 gene encoding CRISPR-associated endonuclease Cas2, which encodes MAILPFFGGEPMMVLVSYDVKTADIAGRRRLRRIAKTLEDYGQRVQYSVFECSVDPTLWVKLKNQLLKEIEPLEDSLRFYYMGKNWKPKVEHVGAKPSLDMDGPLIF
- the cas1c gene encoding type I-C CRISPR-associated endonuclease Cas1c, with the protein product MKPLQNILYITKPGAYLSKERETIRIRLEEGPDMKIPIHGISGIVCFGTVGMSPWLMGFCAERNVAVTFLTDTGRFLAKVHGPLHGNVLLRRAQYRAADIADKSGTLAAAFVAGKLYNCRQALLRCIRDHGETPALRETEKLLSDRIRKLTSIEDCDTARGMEGDAARSYFSAFPDLIRKDDPAFAFSGRNRRPPKDAVNALLSLFYTLLVHDVRSALETVGLDSAVGFLHKDRPGRPSLALDMMEELRPVFCDRLTVSLINREQVRASDFLTNPDSGAVTLEDEARKRVLAAWQKMKQETLTHPFTDEKIAKGLIPFIQARLLARHLRGDLDGYPPFLWR
- the cas4 gene encoding CRISPR-associated protein Cas4, coding for MYPEADFLPVSGMQHMIYCPRQCGLIHVDREWEENRFTAEGRVLHERVDKGGEQEKSGVRLCYAMPLKSLSLGLFGVADCVEFHKIEKEIWQPVPVEYKRGKPKLIEADRVQLCAQAICLEEMLHTEIREGFLFYASPRRRETVPFDAALRELTRQTAMEYHAMMESGVLPKARYRKDRCDRCSLFDICQPKAKSAKLWLQKRLSEDLT
- the cas7c gene encoding type I-C CRISPR-associated protein Cas7/Csd2; amino-acid sequence: MSLSNKIDFAVIFSVKNANPNGDPLNGNRPRINYDGFGEVTDVCIKRKIRDRLSEKGHPIFVQSDDRKIDGMGSLKERAESAEFGLGKEAFNAKKTKPDETIKAACKKWLDVRAFGQLFAFGGDETKGVSIPIRGPVSVQSAFSIAPVSITSTQITKSVSGEGDGTKRGSDTMGMKHRIDQGIYIFYGSMNPQLSEKTGFNDEDAETIKQILPKLFENDASSARPEGSLVVEKVFWWKHNCKSGQYSSAKVHRSLNPKGEAPFFDMEPLAGLEPEIIEGF